The genomic DNA GCCGCATGCCGCAGCCGCCTCGGAAGCGGCCGTGGCCGTGGCTGTCGGCGCGGATCGCGATCTGCTCGACCTGCAGCGGCATCTCGCTTTCGATGACTTCCGCCGAGCCGATCGAATTGAAGTCGCCCTCGGTGTAGGTGCGCGTCACGTGGCTGCCGTCGCCGCGCCCGGTCGCTGCGGTGCCGCCGGCCGGGTATTCGTAGAACAGGTAGAAGGGACGCGCGCCCTGGCGGCCGCCGCCGCCGGCGATGGAGGTGTGATTGCCGCTGCCCTTGAGGTCGCCCACCATCTTGGCCGGCACCGCCTGCCCCAGCGCGCCCGCGATGAGCGAGTCCAGCAATGTCTTGACCTCGACCGAGCCGGCACAGGCCACCGGTGCGCGGGCGTTGATGAAGCTGCCCTCGGGCGCGTGCACGCGGATCGGCTGGAAGGAGCCGTGGTTGATGGGCGTGTCCGGGTCGAGGAAGGCCTTCAGGATCGTCCCGGCCGAGTTGATCGCCATCGCCGGCCCCACGTTCGTCGGTCCCGCGGTCTGGGGCGAGGCGTCGAAGAAGTCGACGTCGATGGTGTCGTCGTGCACCGTCATGCGAAGCCGCGCGACCAGCGGTTCGGCCGTGTGGCCGTTGCTCTCCACATAGCCTTCGGCGCAATAGACGCCGTTGGGGCAGGCGCGGATGCGTTCGCGCATCACCAGCTCGGCATTGGCGATCAGGGTGGCGATCGCGTTCAGCATCGTCGCGGTGCCGAAGCGCGTGCACAGCCGGCGCACGTGCTCGCCCGCCTTGGTGGCCGCGCCCATCATGGTCTCGAAGTCGCCGCGCCGCTCCGCCGGTGCGCGCATGTTGGCGAACAGCAGCTCCATGATCTCGCGGTGGATCCGGTGGCCGGTGGCGATCCGCGTGGGCGGTATGCGCACGCCTTCCTGGTAGATCTCGGTCGAGCGGCCGGTGATGCTGCCCGCCGTCATGCCGCCCACGTCGCCCCAGTGGCTGCGCACCGCGGAGAACGCGACCAGCGTCGTGTCCACGAAGATGGGCTGGATCAGCAGGATGTCGTTGAGATGGGTGCCGCCGGTGTACGGGTCGTTGTGCAGGAAGGCGTCGCCGGGATGCATGTCGCTGCCGTAGCTGCGAATGATCTCGCCGGCCGAATGCGGCACCGCGAAGATGTGGATGGGATTGTCGTCGAGCGATTGCGCCAGCAGCTTGCCGTCCGCCGTCAGCAGCGCGCACGAGAAGTCGTGGCCCTCGTAGATGATCGACGAAAAGGATGCGTGAATCACGTTGGCACGCATCTCGTTGACCACGGACACCATGGACTCGCGGATGAGTTCGAGCTCGCCGAACCTGGACATCGTCGGATCTCCTTGTCTACAACACGGAATGGAACGCGCGGAAGCTGCGCGCTGCGGGCGGGCGGTAGGTCTGCGCGCGGATGAACGATTCGTCCACCGTGATGCCCAGTCCCGGCTTGCGGGGCAATTCGATATGGCCCTGGACCGGCACCAGCGCATCCGGGGCGACCTGGTGCGAGATCGATTCCAGCGGAACGAAATACTCGGTGATGAGGAAGTTCGGCATCGTGGCCGCGGCCTGGACTGTCGCGGCCAGCGCCACCGAGGTCGAGTTGTAGTTGTGCGGCGAGACGGCCACCATGAAAGGCTCGGCCATCGCGGCGATTTCCTTGAGCTCGAGGATGCCGCCGACGTTGGACACGTCCGGGTTGATGATGTCCGCCGCCTCGGCCTCGAACACGGGTCGGAAGGCCGACTTGGTGTAAAGCTCCTCGCCGGTCACGATCGGCGTGCGCAGGCGCCGGCGGATCTGGGCCATGGCCTGGAGGTTGTGCGCCTGGCAGGGTTCCTCGAACCAGTAGATGCCGTATTCCTCGTAGCGCTGCGCGAGCGCGATCGCATGCATCGGCGCGAGCCGCCGATGGTTGTCGATCAGGATCTCCACGCCGTCGCCGACCGCGCTGCGCACCTCGGCCAGGATCTTGACGGCGACGTCCATCTGCTCCCGGGTGGCGAAGGTGCGCCAGGGCTTGGGCAGCGGATCCATCTTGATGGCGTCGAAGCCCTGCGCCACCATCCTGGCGGCAGCCTGGGCGTGCTCGCGTGGCGTCTCGAGTCCGTAACCCCATCCGTTGGCGTAGACGCGGAAACGCTCGCGAACGGGACCGCCCAGCAGGTTGTAGACCGGTTGCCCG from Variovorax sp. PBL-E5 includes the following:
- a CDS encoding hydantoinase B/oxoprolinase family protein, producing the protein MSRFGELELIRESMVSVVNEMRANVIHASFSSIIYEGHDFSCALLTADGKLLAQSLDDNPIHIFAVPHSAGEIIRSYGSDMHPGDAFLHNDPYTGGTHLNDILLIQPIFVDTTLVAFSAVRSHWGDVGGMTAGSITGRSTEIYQEGVRIPPTRIATGHRIHREIMELLFANMRAPAERRGDFETMMGAATKAGEHVRRLCTRFGTATMLNAIATLIANAELVMRERIRACPNGVYCAEGYVESNGHTAEPLVARLRMTVHDDTIDVDFFDASPQTAGPTNVGPAMAINSAGTILKAFLDPDTPINHGSFQPIRVHAPEGSFINARAPVACAGSVEVKTLLDSLIAGALGQAVPAKMVGDLKGSGNHTSIAGGGGRQGARPFYLFYEYPAGGTAATGRGDGSHVTRTYTEGDFNSIGSAEVIESEMPLQVEQIAIRADSHGHGRFRGGCGMRREVRVLDAKAVLSVLSDRNTIPPYGVAGASAGQGNRYTVLREGKAIETSPIPGKIAAFELHQDDILRIETAGGGGWGDPALREPARVAADVAVGVTSAEMARARYGVALTDIGEVDERATDRLRRAMMDARVRLQVQSTESDQYDGARRIFSLSTASAQRLGATDGVLCEIANPDGPSLRGWVRIDAQRSNDALPLGPFACAILRCQQGSRFELRRID
- a CDS encoding mandelate racemase/muconate lactonizing enzyme family protein — encoded protein: MSSTATAAATAIAETPCPPGTSIERIETFVINPDWRKNLVFVRVETADGVVGWGEAYTQYDRDRAIVEQIAELSRCLKGRSVFGIKNFCQIAFDDFAQRRGSLELFAALSALEQAMWDAAGHTLGQPVYNLLGGPVRERFRVYANGWGYGLETPREHAQAAARMVAQGFDAIKMDPLPKPWRTFATREQMDVAVKILAEVRSAVGDGVEILIDNHRRLAPMHAIALAQRYEEYGIYWFEEPCQAHNLQAMAQIRRRLRTPIVTGEELYTKSAFRPVFEAEAADIINPDVSNVGGILELKEIAAMAEPFMVAVSPHNYNSTSVALAATVQAAATMPNFLITEYFVPLESISHQVAPDALVPVQGHIELPRKPGLGITVDESFIRAQTYRPPAARSFRAFHSVL